The genome window GGCCCGCTTCGTACTCGGTGAGGCCATACTGCTGCATGAAGCGCTGCTTGCGGGCGTCGGGCAGCTCCGGCAGGCGGGTGCGGATTGCCTCGACATAATCGCGATCGAGCCGCAGCGGTGGTAAATCGGGCTCAGGGAAGTAGCGGTAGTCGTGGGCGTACTCCTTGGTGCGCTGCGGCACCGTCTTCCCCTGCTCCTCCAGCCAGCCGCGCGTCTCCTGGGGCAGGCGCCGGCCCCTCTGGAGAAGCTCGCGTTGCCTCTCCACCTCGAAGCTGAGGGCGCGGAAGACGGCGCGAAAGCTGTTCATGTTCTTGACTTCGACCTTGGCGCCGAGCTCGGTCTCCCCCACGGGACGGAGGCTGATGTTGGCGTCGCATCGGAAGCTGCCCTCTTCCATGTTGGCGGTGCTCACGCCGATGTAGCGCAGGATCTGTCGCAGCTTCACCAGATACTGCCGCGCCTCTTCCGGGGAGCGCATGTCCGGCTCGGAGACGATCTCCATCAGGGGCACGCCGGCGCGGTTAACGTCGATGAGGCTGTAGGTCTCGCCCGCTTCGTTCTGGCGGTGCAGCAGCTTCGCCACGTCCTCTTCGAGGTGGACGCGGGTGATCCCGATGCGCTTGCGGCCGCCGTCGAGGTCGATTTCGAGCCAGCCGTTGCGAGAGAGGGGCATATCGTACTGGGAGATCTGGTACCCCTTCATGAGATCGGGGTAGGGGTAGTTCTTTCGGTCGAACTTGGAGTACTCGGGGATTTCGCAGTTGAGGGCGAGGGCGGTCATGATGGTGTACTCGACCGCCTGCTGGTTGATGACGGGCAGGACGCCCGGCATGCCGAGGCAGATGGGGCAGACGTGCGTATTGGGGGGTGAGTCGGCGTAGTCGGCGCTGCAGCGGCAGTACATTTTGCTTCGTGTGGAGAGTTGTACGTGCACCTCCAGCCCGATCACCGTCTCGTACTCAACCTGCGTTT of Dehalococcoidia bacterium contains these proteins:
- the gatB gene encoding Asp-tRNA(Asn)/Glu-tRNA(Gln) amidotransferase subunit GatB, which gives rise to MTTKTQVEYETVIGLEVHVQLSTRSKMYCRCSADYADSPPNTHVCPICLGMPGVLPVINQQAVEYTIMTALALNCEIPEYSKFDRKNYPYPDLMKGYQISQYDMPLSRNGWLEIDLDGGRKRIGITRVHLEEDVAKLLHRQNEAGETYSLIDVNRAGVPLMEIVSEPDMRSPEEARQYLVKLRQILRYIGVSTANMEEGSFRCDANISLRPVGETELGAKVEVKNMNSFRAVFRALSFEVERQRELLQRGRRLPQETRGWLEEQGKTVPQRTKEYAHDYRYFPEPDLPPLRLDRDYVEAIRTRLPELPDARKQRFMQQYGLTEYEAGLLTETRPRADYLDAALAPLKDAPPETLRRRAKSLTNWILGDFMHLLNSLGIEIDQSKIEPQDLYDMITLVEDGTISGRSAKTVFEKMFETGKSPRVLVEELGLTQISGADEISTIVDRILEANPKAVQDYRSGKTEAVRFLVGQVMRETKGRANADLVNSLLRERLGQA